In a genomic window of Erinaceus europaeus chromosome 12, mEriEur2.1, whole genome shotgun sequence:
- the LOC103126631 gene encoding 5-beta-cholestane-3-alpha,7-alpha-diol 12-alpha-hydroxylase produces MSAGMALWALTLGLLLLTALGHLCLLHLRRQRRPGEPPLDKGHVPWLGHALAFRKNMFKFLKGMREKHGDIFTVQFGGQYFTFVMDPLSYGPILKDTKRRLDFVSYARQLVFKVFGYRSLDGDHHMIHAASTKYLMGPSLQELNKVMLDSLSLVILGPAGWGPGHSGWHEEGLFNFCYKVLFTAGYLALFGFTRDKEQDVLQAQALFSEFCKFDVLFPRFVYSLLGPREWREIGRLQRLFHKMVSVRENRDKEGVSSWLSFMLQYLREQEVPEDMQDKFNFMMLWASQGNTGPSSFWALAFLLKHPEAMQAVRKEATGLLGEARLKDRQPFQVDVSVLHHTPVLDSVMEESLRLGASPTLLRLVQEDCALKMASGQEYLVRRGDIVALFPYLSVHMDPDIHPDPTAFQYDRFLNPDGSRKVDFYKAGRKIHHYSMPWGAGVSICPGRFFALSEMKLFLLLMVTHFDLELLDPATPVPPVDPNRWGFGTTQPTHDLHFRYRLRPPE; encoded by the coding sequence ATGAGCGCAGGCATGGCGCTGTGGGCTCTGACCCTGGGGCTCCTGCTGTTGACGGCTCTGGGGCACCTGTGTCTGCTGCACCTACGGAGGCAGCGCAGGCCCGGGGAGCCCCCCCTGGACAAGGGCCACGTGCCCTGGCTGGGCCATGCCTTGGCTTTCCGGAAGAACATGTTCAAATTCCTGAAGGGAATGCGGGAAAAGCATGGGGACATCTTCACGGTGCAGTTTGGAGGGCAGTACTTCACATTTGTCATGGACCCTCTCTCCTATGGCCCCATCCTCAAGGACACGAAGAGAAGACTGGACTTCGTGTCCTACGCGAGGCAGCTGGTGTTCAAGGTGTTTGGGTATCGCTCACTGGACGGAGACCACCACATGATCCACGCCGCCAGCACCAAGTACCTCATGGGGCCCAGCCTGCAGGAGCTCAACAAGGTCATGCTGGACAGCCTGTCCTTGGTGATTCTGGGGCCTGCGGGCTGGGGGCCGGGCCACAGTGGCTGGCACGAGGAGGGCCTCTTTAATTTCTGCTACAAGGTGCTCTTCACGGCTGGCTACTTGGCCTTGTTTGGCTTCACACGGGACAAGGAACAGGACGTACTGCAAGCACAAGCGCTGTTCTCAGAGTTCTGCAAGTTCGATGTCCTCTTCCCCAGGTTTGTCTACTCTCTGCTGGGGCCTCGAGAGTGGCGGGAAATAGGCCGACTCCAGCGGCTGTTCCACAAGATGGTCTCTGTGCGGGAGAACCGGGACAAGGAGGGCGTCAGCAGCTGGCTCTCCTTCATGCTTCAGTACCTGCGGGAGCAGGAGGTGCCCGAGGACATGCAGGACAAGTTCAACTTCATGATGCTCTGGGCGTCCCAGGGCAACACCGGGCCCTCCTCCTTCTGGGCCCTGGCTTTCCTCCTGAAGCACCCAGAGGCCATGCAGGCTGTGCGGAAGGAGGCCACCGGGCTCCTGGGGGAGGCCCGGCTGAAGGACAGGCAGCCCTTCCAGGTGGACGTCAGCGTCCTGCACCACACCCCGGTGCTGGACAGTGTGATGGAGGAGTCACTGCGGCTGGGGGCCTCGCCCACCCTCTTGAGGCTGGTGCAGGAGGACTGCGCCTTGAAGATGGCCAGCGGGCAGGAGTACCTGGTCCGCCGGGGAGACATCGTGGCCCTTTTCCCTTACCTCTCGGTGCACATGGACCCCGACATCCACCCCGACCCCACCGCCTTCCAGTACGACCGCTTCCTCAATCCCGACGGCAGCCGCAAGGTGGACTTCTACAAGGCGGGCAGGAAGATCCACCACTACAGCATGCCGTGGGGTGCCGGTGTGTCCATCTGCCCCGGCAGGTTCTTTGCCCTCAGTGAGATGAAGCTCTTTCTCCTGCTCATGGTCACACACTTTGATCTGGAGCTGCTGGACCCTGCCACACCCGTGCCGCCCGTGGACCCCAACCGCTGGGGCTTCGGGACCACGCAGCCCACCCACGACCTGCACTTCCGCTACCGCCTGCGGCCGCCCGAGTAA
- the ACKR2 gene encoding atypical chemokine receptor 2, producing MATTASPPPLTTKAAGFENSSFHDYYEYFLEEAASMLCRKDEVLSFGRLLLPLLYFLIFVLGLGGNLLLLVVLLRYVPRGRMTEVYLLNLAISNLLFVVTLPFWGASVVWNWVFGSFLCKLVSTLYTVNFYSGIFFISCMSLDKYLEIVHGQHHCRLRTRAKSLLLATVLWAVALAASVPDMVFVQTVESPPGVWNCYAEFGGRGTEWKLSLRFMQNTLGFLLPLVAMVYFYSRIGCVLVRLRPPGQRRALRMTVALVVAFFVLWFPYNLTLFLHSLQDLRALWDCKVSQQLDYALQVTESIAFLHCCFVPVLYAFSSRRFRQYLKALLAAVLGRPQMPGPAPAPLSSCSESSGLTAQEEMTSVNDLGDRQAEDCASG from the coding sequence ATGGCCACCACCGCCTCCCCGCCGCCCCTCACCACCAAGGCTGCAGGCTTTGAGAACAGCTCCTTCCACGACTACTATGAGTACTTCCTGGAGGAGGCGGCCTccatgctgtgcaggaaggatgAGGTGCTGTCCTTCGGCAGACTCCTCCTGCCGCTCCTGTACTTTCTGATCTTCGTGCTGGGCCTGGGCGGGAACCTCCTCCTCCTGGTCGTCTTGCTCCGCTACGTGCCTCGCGGGCGGATGACGGAGGTCTACCTGCTGAACCTGGCCATCTCCAACCTGCTGTTCGTGGTGACCCTGCCCTTCTGGGGCGCCTCTGTGGTCTGGAACTGGGTGTTTGGGAGCTTCCTGTGCAAGCTGGTGAGCACGCTCTACACCGTCAACTTCTACAGCGGCATCTTCTTCATCAGCTGCATGAGCCTGGACAAGTACCTGGAGATAGTTCACGGTCAGCATCACTGCAGGCTGAGGACCCGAGCCAAGAGCCTGCTCCTGGCCACTGTGCTGTGGGCGGTGGCCCTGGCCGCCTCCGTCCCGGACATGGTCTTTGTGCAGACGGTGGAGAGCCCCCCGGGCGTGTGGAACTGCTACGCAGAATTCGGAGGCCGGGGGACTGAGTGGAAGCTCTCCCTCCGCTTCATGCAGAACACGCTGGGCTTCCTCCTCCCACTCGTGGCCATGGTCTACTTCTACTCCCGCATCGGCTGTGTCCTGGTCAGGCTCAGGCCCCCGGGCCAGCGCCGAGCCCTCAGGATGACCGTAGCCCTGGTGGTGGCCTTCTTTGTGCTGTGGTTCCCGTACAACCTCACCTTGTTTCTGCACTCGCTGCAGGACCTGAGAGCCCTCTGGGACTGCAAGGTCAGCCAGCAGCTGGACTACGCCCTGCAGGTGACCGAGAGCATTGCCTTCCTCCACTGCTGCTTTGTTCCTGTGCTCTATGCCTTCTCCAGCCGCCGCTTCCGCCAGTACCTGAAGGCACTGCTGGCTGCTGTGCTGGGACGCCCGCAgatgcccggcccggccccggcCCCACTGTCCAGCTGCTCTGAGAGCAGCGGGCTCACTGCCCAAGAAGAAATGACCAGCGTGAATGATCTGGGGGACAGGCAGGCTGAGGACTGCGCCAGCGGCTAG